The Monodelphis domestica isolate mMonDom1 chromosome 7, mMonDom1.pri, whole genome shotgun sequence genome window below encodes:
- the TOMM5 gene encoding mitochondrial import receptor subunit TOM5 homolog, which translates to MFRIEGLGPKLDPEELRRKMREDVVSSVRNFLLYVALLRVTPYILKKLDSI; encoded by the exons ATGTTCCGGATTGAGGGCTTGGGACCGAAGCTAGACCCGGAGGAACTAAGGCGGAAGATGCGTGAGGACGTGGTCTCCTCAGTCCGCAACTTTCTCCTCTACGTGGCTTTGCTGCGCGTTA CACCCTATATTTTAAAGAAGTTGGACAGCATATGA